The Elgaria multicarinata webbii isolate HBS135686 ecotype San Diego chromosome 7, rElgMul1.1.pri, whole genome shotgun sequence nucleotide sequence cagggggagcagagctagacatgacacccacCCCACtacagtgtgttggactacagctcctataacCCCACAGACAGCTATGCTTttaattatgggaattgtagtccaacagatctggagggtaccaggctggatAAGATGAACAACTTACCTGTAATAGATGCAGTTTGATATATCATCATAGTCATTAAGTTTCCATTGGTACATAATGCAAATTGACTTGTGACCAAGCTATTTGAAAGACACATTCTCCCAAATGTGTTTGACCAGGTTTTAAGGtcctcaggagaggcccttctctcactCCTGCCACTATTAGAGGCGCATTTCACAGGAATGGAAGAGAGGACCTCATTGGTGGCTGattccaggctctggaactccctgcaagGGAGGCCAAACTATCTCCATCTCTGTTGTCTTTCCACAAgcaaatgaatacatttttaatCAGATGGACTTGTGGCATCTAACCTGATTTGCTGTTGAAGTACATTTTAATATGGAGGGTGctgttattctccccccccccattaatgtgtttttatttgttagttttaatgttttagttACCACTTCGTTATTTTGGGTAAAATCCAGTGTAAAACCTACTTAAATTAGATAGATCCATTGAAACGATTGGGACTTAAGttacttatgttggattttaccctttatctgtgttttattttttgccgCCTTGAgtggaaaggtggcatataaataagtctacaatcctaaacacactcactagGGAATATGCCTCACTGAAcatcatgggacttacttctgagtaaacctgcacagGATGAATGAATGACTACAATGAATTTACCTTCATAACAGCATTGAATCAGGCTACTTTATAATCAGATCTACCCATCCCTATTCAATTCTTTTTTATGTGATTCTGACTGTTTGAACTGAAATCTTGTAGACCTGGTTCTCAtataaacaagccaggaattggTGTGGCCATGCAGGAGTAAATGATCACTGCCTCCTGCCCAACTGCCACTTCTGCTTTGAATCAGCTttccaaaacaacccaggaatgcctcaTGCAAACCTGGCATTCCATGTTTTTTAGGGTTAAAATACGCAGACTTttgacccaacaacaaaccatgggttaaaactctgtgttgtttaatgctaaaaaaacaaacaaacccagcgtgccaggtttgcacatcatgacaactcCTCAGAAAGTGGAATCAGCAGGAGCTAGCTTGCTTGCCCCATGATTTATTAACAATGGgttgtttgattgtgtgaaccaggctgtACTGTTATCCTCTTCtgtctctttttttaattgcaggATTCGAAGAAGGGTTACTAAGATGCTGGCAACATGTAGTCGCCCAAAGCTGTTAGCTTTAATGGACGTTAAGGGTTTTGACCCAGAGGACATTACGGTGAAAGTGCAAGATGGGAAGGTTAAAGTTTCTGCTGAACACGAAGAAGAATTCAAAACTTGTAGAGGGAAGGAGTACAACTATTCCACTGTCACCAAGGAGATCTGTCTGCCACCGGGAGTGTCTGACAATGACGTCACTTACACCATAGGACCCACCAGCCTTGTGAGGATAGAATCACCAGGCTCTGTGCCTCCTTGTCTCCTTAGTCTCCTTTGAAGACACTGGATGATTGGCGCTGGTAGCTGATCAGCATAAGGATTTAATACTGTAGATCCTCTGGGGAATTCTTGTGTTTTTTCAACATCACCCTTTTAAACATGTGTTAGCAACTAAGTTTACCTTCTTCCAACAATGACAATGCTGCACATCTGGTGGTTTatctgcacattttatttatttaaagtatttttaccctgctcctcagccaaaaagtctcCCGGAGTACCTTACATATAAaacaagacagcccctgcccacataCTTACACTATAACAAAACTTGGCACACGAGGAAAAACATATGTGACCAgaagagggggtgggagggaaatgaagtatttcagcagggctgatggaatAGGCCTACTTTCCCCTCTCATTTCTCTCAGTACAGTCTGCTGGAATGGCTGTTGGTGGTGTCAGTGGAAGGAGAAGAAGCCTTCATGAAGGAGGTCTTCAGAAGGGATGGTGGGATGGCTCCACTTCCCCCTCAGCTTAGCGccatggaatggctgctggtgatgACAGTTGAGGGGGAGAGAAGCCTTCaaaatcagtttgttttacttttcagAGCATCTGGGCAGTTGCAACTGGAgagcaaatattatttatttttagctatgAGGCTAGAAATGTAAGAGAGAGgccataggtcagtggtagagtgtgctttagcatctccagttaaaggggaTCAAGTAGCAAGATAGAAAGACTCCTCACCTGAGACGCTGGAGGTTCACTGATGGTCATAATAGACGATACCAGGCATGACAGACAAATACTTTGACCCCGTATAAGGCAGCATCTGTTGTCCCTTAGCACTTCAACTTAGCATAACTACagtaataaaaacagaacaatcccTTTTCCAGAACTGCTTACAATGAAGAATaagtgcctggggggggggggtagagtgGAGACACAACCAGTTCTTGAATTACAGGGTGCTGGGATGACTCAGTCTGGCTACCTTTTGTGGTGGCTCTTTTAGCTATTATTTTTAGAAGGCTCCACCAGGAGGCACAATTTCTCTTTTGTAGGTGGTTGCCTGCCTGTCCCTTTCATCCTGCTCAGAttcagccctatcattaggcccAGGGAGGTGGGCCCTTCAGGCAACAGATGCCATGAGTGGTTGTGGGCTGGGAGAAATGGCAAGGGGTTGGATGTTTTGGCGGGCAAAGCTGTGCATACCACACAGCGTGCTGTGACACCCTTAGATGTGGAAGTCTCTGTCCCGTAGGCAGGACTGAAGTAAGATTGAACTCTAAGGTAGCCACTTAAACATTGCAAAAAAGAGGACTCCAATTTACATGACATTTGCAAAATATTTGTaaatgggtgtggggggggtgtatGCATAtaactgcaaatttagaaataatatattttcaacacacataaataaaatatatttcaccATAGGAAGAAGATTGATAGGCAACTTCAGGGCCCCTTTTCTCCCTTCAGGAGGGTCATAGTTtaatagagcacctgctttgcatgcagaaggtcaccaGTTCGATCCCTGCCTTCtctaggtagggcaaggaaaggatcctacctgaaactctggaaagctgctgctagtcagtgtcaacaatatggggctagatggaccagttgtTTGattctataaggcagcttcctatgttccgttGTTCCTATTGTTAATGTTATTTAAACCTTCAAAGAAAGGACAACGTTGTACAGTAGGTCTACTTGGTTTCCCTAcatgggatgggggtgagggctgccattttgtccttgacctcaggcagcaaaatggtttGGCCAGCCCTGGCCTCATGCACTTCTCCCTCTTCTCCATCAGAGTCTGTGATACATTAGGTCCATGTTTACTGATTGCTGTATGAAAAGTAGACCTGGGTCTTCTAACTTCAGCAATACAAGATATTTTCTATGTCTAGGCTGATAGCCAGGGCCTAGCCCAGCTGAAATGCAAGCTTGCCAATAATAATAGTATGTAAATACTAACCTACAtgattacagcaccatgtacattgatggtgctatataaataaataataataatacatgatcATTTTAGAGCGGGATTGGGCTACTTCTGATGGTCACAGGCCACACTCCATGGGGCGCACCACATTCCACAAGAtactgatgggggtggggagggaaatagCACTTTGCTTCAGTTTGGtaaaaaggtcaaatttagctttaaaattTGACCTTTTTAGCACTCTGTTGCTGCTCCAGAGTGCTAAATGGGTTGAATTTAGCTTCAGAAGAAGCTAAATTTGACCATTTTAGTGCTTCGTACTAATAGcaccatttgtttatttttaaaagactggttggttttttttaccacTTCCAAATTCAGTGGTTGTAGTTGAGTGCTGCATGTTGCCCATCTGCGCTTTAGGATTTTGAAATTAGAAATGACTTTAAAATATCTGCGCAAGGTATGCACATAACACCACTATTGTCTAGCAAAGGATCAAAAATGTGTACAGCAAAGATTCCATGTTACAGGTAAGAGTCACCACAAGGGCACCTCAGCGCACCCATTAGGAATCTCTCAACTTGAAGGGACTAGTTGATCCTGGCTGGTGCTTTGCCTTAGCCTGGCCTTCCCTAGCTTGATTTGTTGGACTATTAACTtccacaatcctcagccagcatcgTCCATGGCCTATTCATAAACATTTTGGAAAGTCTTCCTAGTCCATCTTGGTATCTAAACTGTACTTTGTCCTATTAGTGGAAACATAAGTTCCAAACTTAAAAGGGAAATGATGTACAAGGAAAATAATGTACAAGTTACCATATGACTATAAAATCAATGTCTCTGTGATTTTTGTACAGCCTTTTAGGACTACTTCATACATAATGATTTATATAAATGAAAGTGATATCCATGTGGGAAactgtacatacacacatatatttgCGTTACTACTAGGTTGAACATATATACATTGCCAGAAAAGAGAACATtgcatcactgaaaaagaggacaccaatctgcataatatttgcatgtgttAATTTCTATTATAGacgcaaattttgaaataattactgtaatttaaattgaagtactatatatctcaccataatgggaaaGACTGACtagctaggccagatctacacctttcatgatgaatgtgaaataaaaagcaggaaaaaacactctgaaagcagtatatggaatgtggttgTGCCCCAGCAGtaatcagtacacttcaatactgctgtgaAGCAATATTGTAGATCTAGCCTTGTGTGCTTGCTCAGGTACCCTTTTAGCACTGTCCaagtgctaaatgttgatggaCAAGTTCAAATCCCCTGTGCTCCCTCTTTAtgattctttgactttaaaccagtctTGGTCCAGATAGCCCATCAAACAAGGTACTGTCTTCTGACAGCtctggctgtcctctgtaaagtaggacacctaacCACCCTATAGTGATAGGAAGCCTTGATTAGTAGTTCATTTCCTTGTGGCGTACAtgtgaccaaaaaaagaaaaatgtgtgcacCCATCACACATACTGGTACACCTGCACTTTCAAACAACCTTAGGTGATCATGGTGTAAAGATCGTAATTAGCTGAAGTTCACAGGGGGAAAAAGCACATATAACCCTTGACAATTCTTCACAATTTTCATTTGTCACTTTATTTATTAGGTTTAATATCCTCCCTTCCCACTGACTATAACACTCAAGGCagcaaaccattaaaatacaggtaaaatacaaaattataatcaaagcaaaaaaaaccaccaataaGAAATATCACCCATCCAATTAAaacttccagttttttttttctattttgaaGGATAAAGTTAatactctggggggggggggaactggcacAAATAAGTAATAGAGTGCAAGATGGATAGAATATGTTTGTGTTTACAGACAATGATTGTTATGGGGCACCTGGTTCAACTGCAGGCCCTTCCCTCACCCTCCTGCACCTGACCCCCATTCATCAAGAGTTGGACAGATTCTTTACTAACTACTAGTAATTCCCTCTGCTGAGAAATGTGCTTGTCTTTCCTGTTCAAGTTGTTGCAGATTTTCTATGGTTAgctaaaggaaaaagaaacattgAAAGAGAACCAATCATTTTACCACTAGGTGGCATATATTTGTATAAATTAACCCCCACTGTATCTATATATATCAACTGGCAGGTGAAATTTCACAGGCTAAAATAAGTTGGCCTGAAGCAACCTTTTCTCCTTTCCCATATCAGGCGAATGTTGGCACTGAAGGTTGATTTTCTCTAAGTGGCCCAGATATCCCTGAAACCTAAACCCAGTAAAAGTTGCTGTCTCCCTCCCTACTTACCACATGTGCTAGATTCACAACCGAAGTAATAAAATTGTCCCCAGCCTTCATTCATTTACTTACAGAGGCAGCATCTGATTTGGCTTCAGATACCACAGTGACATTATTTGACCTTCCATAATCTTATACATGAATAGTATGGATCCTTACATagacaaaacagcaccatctatacataagagagagagagatctgcagGCTTGGGGCAACCACTAGATTAACAGAAGTACaataaatgtaaaagaaaagtATAAGCTGAAAAGGGATGAACCCCCAAAAGCTGAATATGATCAGTGACCATGGGATGTTGATTATTAGAGAAGGCGGGGAGAAAATGGAGGGAAGTGAGATGTAATGGCGTATGCTAGAAAAGGGCATGACTGGCAAGAACACTAAATAGGAACATTCCaaactgcaattattattttttgcaggtcccacaTGTAAGGAAGGGTCCATAGCTTAGTGTTATACAgcttgtgctttgcatgcagaatgtctcaagtttgatccccagcttcccCAGGTAAGGTGAGGAAAAGAATCCtcaagagccgctgccagtcagtgtcaacaatatggggctagatggaccaaaagtctgactcagtataaggcagcttcctatgttccaaccATTCCTAATTTTAGATTTGGAGCCTTTTCTCTAGCAGGAGCCTGTTCCCACAAGTCTATTAGGTTTCTGCATAGTCTCATTGTGCAGCTGTTTCCCTTAATAACCCCACCACGTGATCATTTCAGCCCTTCGATCAAATCAGGGCCCCACAGACAGGCCCACCCCAGGCTTCTCAGCAACCTGTCTGCTGAAACATTGGGAGAAATTCTTCTTCCTTGGCTAGCTGTTTTGCATGCTTCTTTCTTATTGGCTGTAAATATTCTTCAGGAAGGATGGCAGACACATATAGGAACACAACAAAAGAATCTGAACGCCCTCCTTCCACACTACACTCATGTTGAAAGATTCCAAGCATTTGACGCTGAACTAGGCCTCGTGATGTAAACATGTAAAATCACAATTTATTCTATAATTGTGGTCGCAAGTAAAAATTACTTGAGTAGACCTCACTTATGGAAGTGGTTTGTTCAAAAATGTGGGATGTCTGGGGAAGAGTTGGTCTAAAATtgcataaaatcataaaacataCTTCCAAAAGCAACATTTTTGAATCAGTTTCATTATTAATTGTGGTTTTCAGCTTCAAGCCCTGTTTAATTCTGCAACAGCAAAAAATGTTATTCTACAATTTATTTGAATGAGCTAAGTCTTAATGCCCTCGTGAGCAACACTCTTTGATAtcagtccccctccccaaaattacTCAACCAAAGAAAGTATCAATTGTTTCTATTAGCAAGCTACAACAGACTCAGCAGGAGAACACTtgaagcattttcaggggcctTTATGAGTAAAGTTCAAAGTGCTTGTGATTACGGTCATTTAAGGATACACTCTTAGGTAGTTTCTAGTTTCATTTATCTGTTTGCCTGTTCCATCTATTGCCAAGTCTTTATTGGGATGGCAGCCTGAGTAATTCAGTGCATGGCTATTTCTCTTATAAATGGTTTACATAGTTTAGAGACCTGAGCAATGTGAAGGCAAGTGGAGGTGccatgccagagagagagagagtgcaacatAATTTGGCAGCTGTTTCCCCTCTTTATTTACAATTGCACAAGCTGAGAGAAGAGAGTTGCCCCACACACAGGTAGCCAAAGATGGTCTTGACCTACAGCATCGTTAATCTCCCACCGATCTGCAGTCAGAAACACAGACTCCTTATCTTTCTTTGGCCATACACAAatgccttcttttctcttttggcacACACTGGTGTCAGACCCATCCTGAAAGCCTTTTACCAGCTTTCCTCAGGAACGCTGGATCCTGAGGAACAATCCAAAAGTGATGATATACTCATATTCCATCACCCAAATTATCACTCAGGATTCACAGACTTGTATGCATCTTTTTCCGCCCCCTTGCCAGCCTAGAATTAGGCATTTGAACATGCTAGGACATAGAATGTCACataatgtgaagaagtgatattATTTCTTCAATGCATGAAGACCATAAAaacatgttgtgtgaagccaCAATTGGCCTCAGCTCACCAGTTGAGGTTTCTGTAACATAGAGTGGAGGAAAACTGCCTTCAGTATTACAAGGAAGAAGTAGGTATGCAGTAAGGGCAGGTCTTCACATTTGTATTGGTTGTGTACCAGTTTGTCATTCTTTTCTCCCGAAATCCTGGGGATTCCAGGTTGATaaaggtaaggtgaccatatgaaaaggaggacagggctcctgcacctttaacagttgtattgatagggaatttcagcaggtgtcatttgtaagcatgcagcacctggtgaaattccttcatcacaacagttaaagctgcaagagctctgccctctgttgtatttgatcactctagctaaagaaggcagggctcctgcagctttaattgttgtgatgaagagggaattctaccaggtgctgcatacatacaaatgacacttgctgaaattcccttttctatacaactgttaaagatacaggagccctgtacttcttttcatatggtcatcctaggtaaATGCTGAGAATTTTGTTAAAAGATCCATAGCCCTCTTCATAGAAATACAGTTCCTAGGATTCCCTCACAAGAGCAGGTTGCTATTAGATCTGTTTAAGTCTGTGATGTAAATATGCTCACAACTTTAAAGGTGCCCTCTTCAACTGTAATGTTGAAAACAAAGTCCAAGCTTTTCATATTGCTGCACTTCAATCCAGGAAAAGTGCTTGGGAAGATAAACCTGGTTTGCTTATTTTCCAACTCCCCTTCTGAGCCATACATGTGATTTGCCTTTCAAAATTTCATCATACCACTTTTTGGAAGTGCCTGTTCCTACTCCCCTCCCATGGCATAAGGGTGTAGTGAAGAAATGTTTAAACATTTCCAGCACTATGCATTGGGCGCTTTGTACTTCGAAGCTGCTGCCAGGAAAATTTTCTCACATGGACATCTTGTCTGAAGCTGGCCAGTGGCAGAATTATGATGGTAGTACAATCCATCACCAAGTTTGGGTGGGGTCAAAATCTAAAGAGGCCAGGCATGGGAAACAGGTCAAACAGAAACAGTGGTCTAGTCTTGGCCTGATGTGGCATTGCTTGCCAAGCTAATTTTTAGGAGTAGAAACACAGTTTGACCTGGCCTAAAAGAAGTTACAGATTTTCAGCTGCATTTTTAAGATACTTTGTGTGGCGACTGCCTAGGGCAGCCTCCCAAATCCCATATTCTCCAGAggtttttgactacaattcccaaccaCAAtacctcactttttaaaaatgtaaatcccTCCCAAGCTATTAATAGTCACAGGGCCTCCTCAGGCAGCTGCCAGAACTCCAGCACTCTGACAGGGCCAATTCCTACACCCTCTTTTCCCCCTGGAACACTATTTGAAGCAGCACCAGGTGGTTAAAACTACCCACcctttcaatttcccacaatgctccagtgTTATTCTGGAGCATTAAGGGAAATTAAAAGGGTGGCTAGATCCAGCCACCTAGCAGTGCTTGGAGCATTGGCACCACTCCCAGTTAAACCTGCCAGGGCTTACTAACAGAAAAGGGGTCCCATCAAagcaggatgaccatatggaaaggaggacagggctcctgtatctttaacagttgcatagaaaagggcatttcagcagctgtcatttgtaggcatacagcacctggtgaaattccctctttatcataatagttaaagctacaCGAGCCCTGACTTCTTCTGTATCTGACCAAGAGGgcaagggctcctgcagctttaactgttgtgatgaagtaatttcaccaggtgctgcatgcatacaaacccctgctgaaatgcccttttctatgcaaccgttaaagatacaggagccctgtcctccttttcatatggtcaccttacatcgAAGGACACTGCCCACAGCCCTCTCAAACCTAGTTAGCCCCATGAGAGAAACCCAGAGAATACAGACATTGTTTATGGCTGGCTTAGTCTACCCATACagataattttaaattttatataagaatatggtagtgcaTGGCTTATTGCCCGAAATCTACcggaccaattttgctcatttttgttttaaactaaagcttgagTAGTCTAGACATGCAGAGAATTTTGAAAGTTTGGAAAaattcaaagctcgagctttaatagccaagCAGTATGTTTCCGTGCTCTGACCAGAGCCTGAGGTAGTCAGGGAACTACAGGTCCCACATATCTCTGCGCCATGCAGGCAGATAGGAAGAAAAACATTTAGGTGGGGACAGAGGGAGGGCTTTGTGCTTTGCAAGTCAAGCTGCTCTCGAAGTAGCCATATTGGTGCTGTACTGGCATCAGGAATAGTGGCAGAGGCAGTAGTGAATGCTCTGAGGCAgtggcagaggaagaggaaaatatgtGGCCCTAGGAAAATCTGGGTTTCAAAAAGTGGGGGAAGAGCCaaggaggtgggcttgaggcctgaggagAAGAAACACATGTCATTCAGTGGCAATTGGTGTGAGGAAGCGAGGGCCAAAAGTCCTCAGTTGTGTTGAAGAATAGTAACCTCcatgcactttctggaggactgacatagcACGAGTCAAGGAGAAGTATGTTTCACCCTTAGACTACAAGCGCCCATAGATACATGTTCTTTACATTAGTTTGGGAAgaattcaaaacattttaaaattgaaaGGACTAAGAAAAAAATACCTTACAAATGATATACTGCCAGATGAAAAGGGTGGGTACCTTCTACCTGTAAAATAATTCATGCTATGAAGATGAAGGGTTGATTCTGAGAAGCATAATGTTTTAGCAGAATTCATAACTATCTGGGTCACTTATGATTTCTGCCAGTTCATTGTGACTTTTGAACTCTGTGGACACACTAAATGCAGGGCTGCCTCTGCAAGTTATTTACACTTGTTAGTGTTGTATGTCAACATGTCTGTGCTATTTAAAAATAGCCCTAAGGGCTGGCTGACCCATTTGATCTCTGAGCCATTCAATTTGGCAACGTGCTTAGGTCTAGGATATTTCAAACATTTGGGACCTGATTGAGAAACAGGGTAGAAGCCTGGTTCTAGAAAAAGCTTGCAAAAGTCGGAATACAAATATTTGATGTTGATTCACACACACAGGTTAAAAACATGAGGTGACAACGTATTCCATTCCTCCATCATCGTAAGACTGGGTTTGTATGTCTGCCTATATCCAGTCCAAATCTACATagttctgtatttttaacagttatcCAACATTCTTAACACAGAGGTTTCTTCTTAACCTTCTACTCAATATCCTTTAATTCAGGGCTGTTGAACTTCAAAACTGTGGGCCAAAACCAGCCTGCTTCAGTcttgggtaggatctacactactgctttataaaggtattgaagtgcactgacaactattggggcccatgacacattccacataccgctttcaaagtgttatatcctggtttgTGTAGATCTGCCCCCAAT carries:
- the ODF1 gene encoding outer dense fiber protein 1 yields the protein MATLCHALEAVRRDLRRTDREIKRRLKLIDMHCCHRYCGPPSRCLCNISLHPHCCCLIHPYPHCLCDILCCHPCRTPCLTALERKAIRAKIEAEQELARIRRRVTKMLATCSRPKLLALMDVKGFDPEDITVKVQDGKVKVSAEHEEEFKTCRGKEYNYSTVTKEICLPPGVSDNDVTYTIGPTSLVRIESPGSVPPCLLSLL